The following nucleotide sequence is from Gammaproteobacteria bacterium.
CATGATCCGAATAATACTCATCCAGAAGGCTGGATCATTTATCAAGGTAAAAAGTACGAATAAGCCTAGTAGGCCGCTGTGCTACTTTTCGCTACATAATTTGCGTAGCGTTTTAAGACCTTTTTTACGTAACCTTTAGTCTCTGCATAGGGCGGGATGCCGCCGTACTTTTCTACTGCATTAGGGCCAGCATTATATGCTGCGAGCGCTAATTCCGTATTGTCATTAAATCGCGTAAGCATTTGGCTGAAATATTTTATCCCGCCGCGGATATTTTGATTGGCATTGAAAGAATCCTTTACGCCTAGTTCTTTCGCCGTAGCAGGCATCAGTTGCATGAGTCCTCGAGCGCCAACAGAAGAGATTGCTTTACGGTCAAAGCATGATTCGGTTGCAATAATTGCTTTAACCAACTTTGGATCAACCTCGTATGCGATGGAATAGGCTTCAATGGTATCTGTATAACTGCTGGCACGTTTCTCTAATTTTGTTGGAGTCATCTTTCTACACGACACGACGGCAGTGGGTCTGCCTATAGTGGCCATAAGGGTGTATTTTTCCTGTGGCATTTTTCGATCTGTTATCCAACTGGTGCCATCGTCCTCTTTATATACATAAAATTCAGCTTGAATTTGCAACGGCAGGCAAATGAGTAACATGCCTAGGTATATTGGACAATTAGCTAAAAAGCTGCTGATGTATTTGTGATTCATATATGGGAAGAGAGGTTAAGGTATGATTGTATCTAATTATTATTTTATAAATATCCTTTCCATGCTATGAATATTACCATTTATCTCGTTAAGTTCTATTTTTCTAAGGGTAAATTTCGAAACAAATGCATTCTGTGGGTATTGTCTCTTTATTAAATGGCACAAATTTTAGTTAACCCCAAGAATTGCGAAACGGTCTCTGAGCCATTGCGTGAGAAAAGTATTCGTAGGCATCTAAGTGCCCAGGATAGAGATGATATAAAATCTATACATGTCTTTCCAAATATTTCGTCTACAAATGATTATTTGCTAGAGAATGCACTAGATTGCAAGCAAGTTAGTGTGTGTGTGGCTGAGCAACAAACGCAAGGTCGAGGGCGATATGGGCATCAGTGGGTGTCTCCTGCAGCAGTAAATCTATACTTATCTATGTCATGGCCTTTGCAGGTTTGGAGGCAAGAATATGAAACGCTTAGCCTATGGTTGTTGATTGCTATTGCTGAGTTATTGGAAAAACACGGATGCAAGCATATTCAACTAAAATGGCCTAATGATGTTTGCGTGGAAGGCAATAAACTAGCTGGGATTTTGATTGAAAGAAAAGTTAATCAAACGAGAAATAATTTAATTATTGGTGTGGGTTTAAATGTTGCCATGTCCTTAAATGATAATGTGGAGATTGAAACCCCCTGGGTTGACTTAATATCTATTAAACCTGATTGGCAGTTATCAAGAAATGAGCTTGCAGCAGAGCTAATATCTTCATTTTTGAAAACCTTGGCAAAGCTCGAAGAAAACCAATTGTGTGATTTAAATAATAAGTGGCGACAATACGATATGTTGATGAATAAAAAAATCGAGTTTCTTCATAAAGAAAAAATTAATATAGGATGTGTAAAAGGAATAAACAATCTGGGTCAGATTGTTCTAGATATTAATGGTAAGTTTGAGCATATGCATAGCACATATATAAGTGAAATCAAGCCAATTGGAAACTCATAGTGAAATTATTATTAGATTTAGGTAATAGTCGTTGTAAATTTGCCATTGTTGAAAATGGCAGACTGGAACAAAACGACACACATAACTATGGGCCATTTGGAAAACTCTATAGTGTTAAGTCTTTATGTGATCAATATAGTGATGCTAGTGAAGTCATTATTAGCTCGGTGCTTAGTGCAGAAATGAATTCGCAAATTAAAGACACCCTATTAAATGATAGTGTGAAGAATATTTATTTTCTAGATCCTACAGAAAATAGCTTTGGTATAAGCCTTGCGTATGCAGATGCAAGTACATTGGGTGTGGATCGTGTTGCAGCGTTGATTGCCGTAAATGAAAAGTATTCTGGAAATAACTGTATTGTAGATTGTGGCACAGCGGTAACGATTGATGCTTTAGATGCTAAAGGGGTTCATCAAGGTGGGGTGATATTGCCAGGCATAGAAAGTATGAGAAAGACACTGATGGAAAATACTAAAATAGAAATTACTAACACGGAAGAGGCGGAATTTAATGTGTTTTCCAAGACTACGGGGAGTGCAATTCGCGCTGGTTGTATAAGTGCTGTTGTCGGTGGTATTGAGTATGTTGTAAATAGAATGGTGTCAGATTACGATGGTTTTGATCAGGTTGTGTTGACGGGTGGTGATGCTGAATTTATAGAGTCATATCTTTCTCTGCCTGTGAAATTTGATGAATCACTCGTGCTGGATGGCCTGAAAGTTGTATCACAAAATATTTAAATATATATAAATAAGCTATGGCTATGTGAAATAAGTATGCGCTCTTTATTTATACTGTTATTGGTTATCAATTTAAGCTATCTGGTGTGGGGAGTTGCTTTTTCAGAAAAAAATAATACCCCTGTTATTGTGCAACAACCTCAAGGTATGCAAACACTTATTTTGTTAAGTGAGCGACCAGACGAAACAGTTGCAAGTGTAAACATACAGTCGTTAGAAGAAGCGCCAAAAATATCTAAACCAAATGCAAAGGTGGGTAAAAAGTTATCTCCATCAATAACATCGGCAAAAACATGTTATTCGCTGGGTCCTATTTTAGATGAGAAGAACAGTATAAAGTTAGAACAAAAATTAAAGCAAAATGGGTTTGAGCCAAAACATAAATCGATTACAGATAAAGAGCCTAAATCTTATTGGGTGTATTTTCCTGCAGAAAAAACTTTGCAAGATGCGAAAGCAGTGGAAAACCAATTAAAAATTGCCAATGCGGATGACTATTTTATAATTCGCAAAGGCAAATATACCAATGCGATCTCTTTAGGGCTTTACAACGGTTATAGTCGCGCAAAGATACGAGTAGGCAGGCTAAAAAAGCTCGGGTTCAGTCCAAAAATTCAAACACGTTATAAAGAAGTGACTAGACATTGGCTAGATTTTCAAGAAACCGATCAGAAACGTCTGAAAACCAGTATTTGGGAAAAAGTACAAAAAGATGATAACCCATTACAAAAATTAGCTAGACCGTGTGCTGTTTCAGCTCCTAAGAAAACTAGCTCGTCGTCAAAGTAGTTGAAAAATTGGCTGCCCAAAAGGCAGTGTGAGACTGCAGGTCGCTAATTTTAAATTGATCATCGATTAATCTAGATATATTACTTTTTTTCACTTTGCCTGATGTAGGTAAAGGCATTAAACTCCTTGGCTTGTGTGCTGGCGTAGCTCAGTTGGTAGAGCAGCTGATTTGTAATCAGCAGGTCGGTGGTTCGAATCCTCTCGCCAGCTCCATATTAAAAAAGCCCTCTTTATGAGGGCTTTTTTAATATGGAAGTGTCAACTAAATGATGTTCATATTAGTGGTGTTGTCTTCTGCTTTATTTTTAGGTCATCTGGTTTCAGAAAGTTAACCTATATATCTTGTTTGGTTAGGTTTGTGTGTGAAGTGTTGATAGCCAGTGCTACAATTTTCTATGGAAGTTCTAAATACAACGGCTGAAATGAATCGTATATTAGTGTACAGGTCGGAGAGAAATATCAATCCTATTGTTTTGTATACAGATGCGTTTTACTGTCTTTTTAGTATTTATGCGTATAAATAATCTATTCTTTTTAAAAAAACTATGAGTATTCAGAAATTTCTACGAATAAGTTTGGTATTTCTTATTTTATTTGTAGTCCAAGGCGCGGTTAATTCGAGTTCTGATAATACAGAGAATGGCGTTGCTATATATTTAACTAAAGACATGGAGAAGCTTTCAAAAGTAACAAATCGTTATTGGAAAAAATTAAATTTCAAGTCTGAGACTTTGTCTGACTGTTTATTATTTTCAGTAAATTTAAGCACGTGTGTCGAAAACAGATTGCGTAAGGTAGTAGAAAGATTGGGTCCACAAGACAATATAATTTTAATAACAGATTTAAAGTCTGAAGCATTATTAGAAATTTTTGGTAATAAAAATGTTAGTAAGCAATTATCGCTGTTAATTTCATTTAGACCAGGGGAGTTAGATGTAAATAAGCTTGATGTACATAATCTGCATCCACCACTAGTTATTCTGGTTGGGGCAACGGATGATCGCGAAGTAATTATAGGCTCTAATAAGACTGCATTTAAATTGAGAGAGAAAGGCCTGTCAGTATGGTCAACATGGTTGACTCCTTACCCACGAAATACTAACGGCAATATTTCTATTTCAAGCCCACAGTTAACCGTAATATCTTCAAATGTTTTGGGTATAGGTGTAGATAATAATTATCAACAATTCTTAAGTGCTGAGAGAAAGTGGCAGGACCCACTTGTATCTAATGAAGAGTTTTACTCAAATTTAAATTATATTCATAAGAAACCTATTAATGAGGAGTTGTGGAATATATTGGTGAATTTTTTTTCACAAACACCTTATTACCTAAATCAATTTCCTCTTGAATCGTATTCTGCATTCGATGTTTTAAAATTCTTGAGTTATGAGCATTCTAAAGATGGCGATATGTATTTAACATTCAAGAATAAAAAAGGAAGATATTTCGTTATTGATCTAAGTGTTTATGCTAAATATAAACCAGCGATTGTTGTTGGTTTAGATCATGTGTCAAATTTGTATTCGCTTACAAGATTTTATAGAACTAAAAAATCTTATTCATGGGTTCCTGAAGATGCACCTAGGCACCAATTTGTAGAGTCCTTGGGGCCTTTTTTGTTTTTCGAGAAACCGCTTCCTGCAAATCTTAAACTGCCCTTATCACAATATGGGCAAATTATGCTTGAGACAATTGAAGTTACAAAAAACAATCCTCTAGATAGCTTTGATGACTTGGATTCAGATTTAAGTAATGTGTTGCTGGGGAATTGCATAAGTTGTCATGAAGTTTTTGGTATAGGAGGGAGGGCACATCACATTGTTGCATTAACAGGTGAAGTTGCTCCAGGATTTGGGTTACCGCTAGATTCATATGAAAATAAAGTTATGAAAAATTTTCTATATAATCAGGATGCTGTTGCAGCAGAAATTGGTGTTATTCCGAATCCAGTTTCTGGGTCTGTTGCAAAAAAAATACTGGATTACTTGTATTAGTAAGTAAATATAATAATTATATTTTTAGCTGATGTTTGGGGGATGTTCTTGCGACTATATTTTAGAAAATCTTATTTTTTATTATAAGCGCTTAATTTAAAATGTTACTAATTAAATTAAAAATTACAATTCTAATTTTAAGTGCATATATAGTGCTTAATGGTTGTGTTATTTCTAACGTAACCAAAGATACTGAGGATCCTGAACTTAAACTTCGCGCTCCATTGGATGGCATCTGGATTGGAGAATTCGATATCCGCGGGAAAGGACCATACGATTTCACTGCTGTTCATTTGCAAGATAAAGCCTACGCATTCAGTCTGAATGCAAAAGCGATGTGCGTGGGAACGCTAGAGTTTGATGGCAAACATGTCCTGAACAAGTATGTATTATTTGCGTTAGATGGTGGTCCGTTTGATTGGGCGAACCTTACAGGAACGTTCGAGGATGATGGGGAAAATCCAAAAACAATTTCTACTTATTTTAAAACGCTTAGTGGCGGTGATACTGGTGCACTTAAAGTTGCATATAGCGAACTTTATGATAAGTCATCTTCATTGGAATATTTAAAAGGCAATTGGTCTTATACAGATCGTGACCAATTGACTAGTACTATCTTTATTGATGAAGAAGGTGTTTTAACCGGCCATGATTCGGATGGGTGTGAGTATCTTGGTTACTTGGATCTCATTAATCCTCGATACAATGTATACCGTGCCAAGCTTGAAGTGATTGAATGTGGATCGGTGAATGACGAATACGAAGGAGTTGCTTTTATAAATGAAAATACATTGGCGGTACAAATCGCTAATAAAAAGTATGCGCTGTTCTATGCATTTGAGAAAAAATAATAACATCTTTACTAACAGGCAATACGACTATGTCTGTCGCAAAATACTATCCTTTTAATGGTGAGCGAGGGCGATTACGTCTTGGTCTGAGCACTATTGAATGTTCTGAATGGATTCAGTATGAAGATGATTTCGCTGATAGAATTAAAGAGAAAGAGAATCTTATAAAGGCTCAAGGTAAGAAAGTCTTGGATGCAGTGCCTGCTAGTCTTGCGGCGCAACAAGAGCTCTTGAATATCTTGCTGGATAATATACAACGCTACCATGCAGCTAGATTTGTGGTCTCTGATGGTGAAATTGCAAGCAAAAATAATAATAAACGTTACATTATCGCAAGTTATGAAAATAATCCGCTTGAGTTGGTAAGTTATTTGGTGGCAGACGATTTTTGTTTGTTAGAGGAGGTTGATGAAGATTATAAACTTGTTGCAGCATCTATTTGTGCACCAACATGGTGGACACTTGCAGAAAAAATGGGCAAGTCACTTGCAAGTATTCATGCTCCTATAGCAAATCTAGAAGAAAAAATTGGCCGTATGATTCGCCATTTTTTAAAGAACTTGAAGGTTGAAGATTGTTATCAGCGCTCAAATTGGTTTTTATTTTCGCGCCCTGATCTTTGCGTGTTCCCAAATAGTTTTGATATGTATGAAAGCATGGTTAATGTCGATCTAGAGAATATTGAAGATCGACTGTATCTGCGTAGCGAGCGACAAACTTTTCGTAGATTAGAGAACACAAATACCATTGTATTTGGCATTAAGGTGTATGTTGAGTCTATAAGCATTGTAAAAAAGCATCCTGCAATTGCAAAAGATTTAGTCATTGCGCTAAACACTATGACAGCAGAACAAAAACATGCTTTAGGAATTGAGTTTGTAGAAAATTCTCTTGTAAGTTATCTACAACAGTACTTGTAGGATGTGAGTGTTTTAAATGCTGTTGAAACACCAACTGCAATATATATGAATTCTAGCACCCAGATTTGTAAGACCTCGGCCATCAATAATTACAAGTTAGTGACTTATCTGTATTTAACTGCTTAGTCTACGAATGTTACGTAATCATTTTACGTTCGCTTAACAATGCATTAAGCTACCACCGCGTAATATTTGGGTTTGAACTATGCTGAACTTCACACTATTGACAGTTCACAGATAAGTCACACACAATATTTCACCATGGAGGGGTGGCCGAGTGGTTAAAGGCGACGGACTGTAAATCCGTTCTCTCTGAGTACGTTGGTTCGAATCCAGCCCCCTCCACCAGACATGCGCATGGCTACTATGCGCGAATTAAGTATGACAAAGTCATGCTTTCTAGTTTTTGCGGGTGTAGTTCAATGGTAGAACCCCAGCCTTCCAAGCTGATGATGTCGGTTCGATCCCGATCACCCGCTCCATAATTCTTATTGGGTACTTTCGAATTCATTATCCTAACGGCCTAGCAGCAGCGAAAGCTAATAAAAGATGATCCAATATCCATCAACTATCCCAAGAGCACTAATAAATAGTGCTGCAACGACTAAATTCTGCGTTTACAATTGCGCCCAATAATTATTTGCCCGCATAGCTCAGTCGGTAGAGCGCATCCATGGTAAGGATGAGGTCAACAGTTCGATTCTGTTTGCGGGCTCCATGAATAAAGAAGACAACTTCAAAAAATGTAGGCCCAGATAGTGGGTGAGTTAATAAATTGAGGGTAAAAGAAAATGTCGAAAGAGAAGTTTGAGCGTAATAAGCCGCATGTGAATGTGGGCACGATCGGTCACGTAGACCATGGCAAGACCACCTTAACGGCGGCGTTAACTAAAGTGATGGCCGAGGCCCAAGGTGGCGAATTCAAAGCCTATGATCAGATTGACAATGCTCCGGAAGAGCGCGAGCGCGGCATCACCATTGCAACGGCTCACGTAGAATACGAAAGCACGAATCGCCACTATGCACACGTAGATTGTCCGGGACACGCGGATTACGTAAAGAACATGATTACCGGTGCAGCGCAAATGGACGGAGCGATTTTGGTATGCAGTGCTGCCGACGGCCCGATGCCACAAACGCGTGAGCACATCCTTCTTGCACGACAAGTCGGTGTACCGTACATCCTGGTATACATGAACAAAGCCGATCAAGTGGATGACGCCGAATTACTTGAATTAGTAGAAATGGAAATCCGAGATCTACTCTCTACCTACGAATTCCCAGGCGACGACACTCCGATTGTGATCGGATCAGCGCTTAAGGCCCTAGAAGGCGACACCTCCGATATCGGTGTACCGTCGATTATCAAACTCGTAGAAGAAATGGATGCTTTCATTCCAGAACCAGTGCGTGCGATCGAAGGTGACTACCTCATGCCGGTGGAAGACGTATTCTCCATCTCAGGACGTGGCACCGTAGTAACCGGTCGTATTGAGCGTGGTGTAGTGAATGTAGGGGATGAAATTGAGATTGTAGGCATCAAAGAGACCGCCAAGACCACCTGTACCGGCGTGGAAATGTTCCGCAAACTACTGGATCGTGGAGAAGCGGGTGACAACGTAGGGGTATTACTACGTGGCACCAAGCGTGAAGAAGTGGAACGCGGGCAAGTGCTGTGTAAGCCTGGTAGCATCAATCCTCACACCAAATTCGAAGCGGAAATCTACATTTTGAGCAAAGAAGAAGGTGGGCGTCATACCCCATTCTTCAACGGCTATCGTCCCCAGTTCTACTTCAGAACTACCGACGTGACCGGCGCATGTGAACTTCCTGCAGGGACCGAGATGGTCATGCCGGGTGATAACGTACAAATGACCGTGACCATGATTGCCCCGATTGCGATGGACGAAGGCTTACGCTTTGCGATCCGTGAAGGTGGGCGTACCGTAGGTGCTGGTGTCGTGGCCAAAATTATTGAGTAAGATATAGTTTCAGGGATAGAGTGGTTGGTTAAAAACCATACTGCCTATCTCTTCTGATAGCGTAAAAATAGATTTAATCTGAGTCAATAAACACGTTATAATTTCTTGTTTGGCGATTGCTAGGCGTATATCGGTTAAAGGCCAGTAGCTCAATTGGCAGAGCGGCGGTCTCCAAAACCGCAGGTTGGGGGTTCGATTCCCTCCTGGCCTGCCATAATGTGTGAAATCTGAGCTAAATCACGAGTAACCCCTACACGTAAATTATTTTGATATGACTGGAAAAGCTGAAGCAACAACTGCAGGCGGCATGGATGTCTTTAAGCTGGTAATTGCTGCTGCAATTGTACTGGCAGGTCTAGCGGCATTTTATGTGTACGTAGATTATCCGTTGTTATATCGGGTACTAGGAATAGTGGCTGCTGTATTAGTTGCAGCGATAATTGCGTTTACAACTGAGCGTGGCCGAACACTAGCAAGTTTTATGAAAGATGCGCGTACTGAGGTACGCAAAATGGTTTGGCCAACGAGAGGTGAGACCTTGCAAACTACTCTTGTGGTATTTGTAGTAGTCATTCTTTTGGCGCTATTTTTATGGATCATTGATCGCATATTAACGGCTTTAATACAGTACGTAATCTGATAAGAGTTTATTGATGTCTATGCAATGGTATGTAGTGCATGCGTATTCTGGTTTTGAAAATCAGGTACAGCGAGCGTTAGGTGAAAGAATTGAGCGCCTAGGCATGCAGGAAAAGTTTGGCGAAATTATGGTGCCAGTTGAAGAAGTGGTAGAGATGCGAGAGGGGCAGAAGCGTCGCAGTGAACGAAAGTTTTTCCCCGGTTATGTTTTAGTAAAAATGGAAATGGACGACGACAGTTGGCACTTAGTGAAAGATTGTCCAAAAGTGCTTGGTTTTATTGGCGGTTCATCAGACAAGCCTGCGGCAATAAGTGAAGCAGAGGCTCAAAACATATTGCAGCGTATGCAAGAAGGTGTGGATGCGCCGAAACCGAAGGTTCTATTCGAGCCTGGAGAAGTGGTACGTGTTACCGATGGGCCATTCAATGATTTTAATGGCGTAGTTGAAGAAGTGAACTATGAAAAGAGTCGCATGTTAGTTGCAGTACAGATTTTTGGTCGATCGACTCCAGTTGAGCTTGAGTTTGGTCAGGTTGAGAAAGGCTAAAGAAAGATTAAAAAAGAAATTTACTCGGCAAATAAACCCGATGAATAAACAAGCGAAAATTAAAAGATAATGGCTAAGAAAGTAGACGCATACATAAAATTACAGGTTCCTGCGAGTGAGGCAAACCCAAGTCCACCAGTGGGTCCTGCGCTAGGTCAACATGGCGTAAATATTATGGAGTTTTGCAAAGCATTTAACGCGCAAACTCAAAATATGGAAAAAGGCATGCCAGTACCTGTCGTAATTACTGTCTATACCGATAAGAGTTTTACGTTTATAACTAAAACACCACCTGCAGCCATCTTGCTTAAGAAAGCAGCAGGCTTAGCTAAAGGCAGTGGCCGTCCAAACACTGAAAAAGTTGGCAAAGTAAATCGTGCGCAACTTGAAGAAATTGCGAAGACAAAAATGCCTGATATCACTGCTGCCGATATGGATGCAGCCGTTCGCACCATTGCAGGAAGTGCTAGAAGTATGGGAATAGACGTTGAGGGAGTATCGTAATGGCAAAAGAAGGAAAAAATTTACGCGCTGCGCGCGAAAAAGTTGAATTGGAAAAGTCTTACATGCCGACTGAAGGCATTAGCTTAGTCAAAGAATGCGCAACTGCAAAATTTAATGAGTCTGTTGATGTAAGTATAAACCTTGGTGTTGACCCTAGAAAATCTGAACAAAACGTTAGAGGATCAACAGTATTGCCGAATGGCACAGGTAAAACAGTTCGTGTCGCAGTGTTTGCGGAAGGTGCTCAAGCGGATGCAGCGAAAGCTGCGGGTGCAGATCTAGTGGGTTTAGAAGATTTAGCAGAGCAAGTTAAAAAAGGTGAGATGGATTTTGATATTGCTATAGCGGCACCGGATGCGATGCGTGTTGTGGGCCAATTAGGGCAGATTCTCGGCCCGCGTGGCTTAATGCCTAACCCTAAAGTAGGCACTGTATCTGCGGATGTTGCCACGGCGGTAAAGAACGCTAAAGCGGGTCAAGTGCAGTTTAAAACCGAGAAAGGCGGAGTTGTGCATTGCTCTATAGGTAGTGTGCAATTTGAAGTACAGAAACTTGAAGAGAACCTAAAAGCCTTAATTGCAGATTTAGTAAAAGCCAAACCATCTTCTGCTAAAGGTGTATACATTAAGAAAGTTGTGATCTCATCTACCATGGGTGTAGGCGTGACCTTAGATCAAACAGCTTTGGCATAGATAGAAATTGAAATATATAAAAGTAACTGTAGTTGCTTTTATATATAAGTAATTGGGTGTTGTTTCTAGATTATTGAATTAAGAAACAACCGTCCAAGACCGTAGGTGCAGCATCATATGGGTGTTGCTTAATGAGGAGGCTCAGCCTGCGTAGACTGTGTACCCCAAATCAGGAACATAAATTCCTGAGTTGGTTGCACTGTAAGGGGAATGCATTGATTGGTCTTTTGAAAAGGCTAAATCGCATTCATGTTTTTATAAACACCTTGTGTGTATTGTTAACTCAGAGGACCCCATTGTGGCCTTACAACTTGAACAAAAGCAGGCGATCGTATCCGAAGTCTCGCAAGTTGCAGCTGATGCGCATTCTGCTATCGCAGCAGAATACCGTGGACTAACCGTTGGTGAACTAACTGAATTGCGTGCTAAGGCGCGTGAAACAGGCGTTTATCTAAAAGTCGTAAAAAACACTCTAGCCAAACGTGCCTTAGAAGGTACGCCATATGAGTGTATGCGCGATGGTTTGGTTGGTCCGCTAGTGTTGGCGTTTTCGCAAGAAGACCCCGGTTCTGCGGCAAGACTTGTGAAAGATTTTGCGAAACAAAACGATTTGCTTGCGGTAAAGATGATCTCCATTGGTGGAGAGTTATTAGATGTTTCAGAACTAACGAAGTTATCTAGCTTACCAACTAAAGATCAGGCAATTAGTTTGCTTATGGCTGTTATGAAAGCGCCAGTTGAGAAATTTGTGCGTACTCTTAATGAGCCGCATGGAAAACTGGTTCGGACTATTGCTGCGGTGAGAGATCAAAAGCAATCTGCTGATTAATGGTTAAAGTTAAGTTTTAAGCGTTATTGATTTGGGTAATTATTTTTAATTTAGGAGTAGAAAATGGCTGTTTCAAAAGAAGACATACTTGAGACGATTTCAGAAATGAGCGTAATGGAAGTGGTAGATCTAATCTCTGCTATGGAAGAAAAGTTTGGTGTATCTGCAGCAGCAGCTGTAGCAGCAGCACCTGCAGCTGGCGGTGACGCCGGTGCAGCAGCAGAAGAGAAGACTGAGTTTGATGTTGTAATGAGTAGTTTTGGTGGCAACAAAGTTGCTGTCATTAAAGTCGTTCGTGCAGTTACTGGTCTTGGCTTGAAAGAAGCAAAAGAAATGGTAGAAGGTGCGCCTTCAACTGTTAAGGAAGCAGCAACGAAAGACGAAGCTGAAGATATCAAAAAGCAATTGGAAGAGGCTGGCGCAGCTGTAGAGCTCAAGTAGTTGCTACTAGCGTTAGTGTTTAATTTTGCCAAACAACGTATTCATGCGTTGTTTGGTTATATTTGTGTCTGCATTTTGACCACGGGGTAATTCCATGGCGTATAGCTATACCGAGAAGAAAAGAATTCGCAAAGATTTTGGCAAACGTCCTGAAATCTTAGCTGTTCCATATATGTTGCAAATACAACTGGCTTCCTATCGCCGGTTTTTGCAAGAAGATGCTACGAAAGAAGATCGTCAGACTTCTGGCTTGAATGGTGCGTTTGGCTCCATTTTTCCAATCATAAGTTATTCCGGTAATGTTGAACTGCAGTATGTAAGTTATCGTTTAGAAGAGCCGGCGTTTGAGGTAAAGGAATGCCAGCTGCGTGGATTGACTTATAGTGCTCCTTTGAAGGTGCTGTTGCGTCTTGTTATCTATGATAAAGATGCGCCTGCAAGTGCTAAGAAGGTTAAAGATGTAAAAGAGCAAGAAGTGTACATGGGCGAATTGCCGCTTATGACGGACACCGGTGCGTTTGTTATTAATGGCACAGAACGGGTAATTGTTTCTCAGTTGCATCGTTCTCCAGGAGTGTTCT
It contains:
- the rplJ gene encoding 50S ribosomal protein L10, with the protein product MALQLEQKQAIVSEVSQVAADAHSAIAAEYRGLTVGELTELRAKARETGVYLKVVKNTLAKRALEGTPYECMRDGLVGPLVLAFSQEDPGSAARLVKDFAKQNDLLAVKMISIGGELLDVSELTKLSSLPTKDQAISLLMAVMKAPVEKFVRTLNEPHGKLVRTIAAVRDQKQSAD
- the rplL gene encoding 50S ribosomal protein L7/L12; this encodes MAVSKEDILETISEMSVMEVVDLISAMEEKFGVSAAAAVAAAPAAGGDAGAAAEEKTEFDVVMSSFGGNKVAVIKVVRAVTGLGLKEAKEMVEGAPSTVKEAATKDEAEDIKKQLEEAGAAVELK